In one Streptomyces sp. T12 genomic region, the following are encoded:
- a CDS encoding SigE family RNA polymerase sigma factor, whose product MGTVVDDAASVEFHAFFERHYAELSRLAHLLTGEADAADDLAADALLALWHRWDRVRAADHPVAYARGVVANLARTKIRSAVRERRRIALFWSQREEKTENPDIAGVVDVQGALRRLPFRKRACVVLRHAFDLSEKDTALTLGISVGTVKSQTSKGMAELQRLLGTQGAPLKVHAAAMARTGNAGGRNR is encoded by the coding sequence GTGGGCACAGTCGTCGACGACGCCGCCTCCGTGGAGTTCCATGCCTTCTTCGAGCGCCACTATGCCGAACTCTCGCGCCTGGCTCATCTGTTGACGGGTGAGGCGGACGCCGCCGACGATCTGGCGGCGGACGCGTTGCTGGCGCTGTGGCACCGCTGGGACCGGGTACGGGCGGCCGACCATCCGGTGGCGTACGCGCGCGGGGTCGTGGCCAACCTGGCCCGCACCAAAATCCGCAGCGCGGTCCGGGAGCGGCGGCGGATCGCCCTGTTCTGGTCGCAGCGCGAGGAGAAGACGGAGAACCCGGACATCGCGGGCGTCGTCGACGTCCAGGGGGCGTTGCGTAGACTTCCGTTCCGCAAACGCGCCTGTGTGGTGCTGCGGCACGCCTTCGACCTCTCCGAGAAGGACACCGCACTCACCCTGGGCATCTCGGTCGGTACGGTGAAGAGCCAGACCTCGAAGGGGATGGCGGAGCTGCAACGGCTGCTCGGGACGCAGGGCGCTCCACTCAAGGTGCACGCCGCGGCGATGGCGCGCACCGGGAACGCCGGAGGAAGGAACCGATGA
- a CDS encoding anti-sigma factor: protein MMRRDVHDELRARLHEAAETHQPDRARILARIERGMADPAGQTRAVHRATRPPVYGWFRVVSATAAVAGVLAVGGYAVASAVKEDTPQQTVATSPTPTPSPDATSRAPVPPVNPTPQKPDQTREPSGSLSQQPPATARPPAAKGAEDGPLWSDGSVDPHSNDFWAQSNLTLKTSEQLTALTVQLEVAQTGGVTSTGAWRSLPEDDFTLTVEEKDGFLVYTWVLKEGHTVREGEWVFAGQYDHERGGRDAKDDSYAMTATAGGEQLSVAGDFAGHDANSPTDEGDS, encoded by the coding sequence ATGATGCGGCGGGACGTGCACGACGAACTGCGCGCCCGGCTGCACGAGGCGGCCGAGACGCACCAGCCCGACCGCGCGCGGATCCTGGCCCGGATCGAGCGCGGCATGGCGGATCCCGCCGGGCAGACCCGCGCCGTCCACCGTGCGACCCGTCCTCCGGTGTACGGCTGGTTCCGGGTGGTGAGCGCGACGGCCGCGGTGGCCGGTGTGCTCGCGGTCGGCGGTTACGCGGTGGCGTCCGCCGTGAAGGAGGACACCCCGCAGCAGACGGTGGCCACGTCGCCGACGCCCACCCCGTCGCCGGACGCGACGAGCCGCGCGCCGGTGCCGCCCGTGAACCCCACGCCGCAGAAGCCGGATCAGACGCGCGAGCCGAGCGGGTCCCTCTCGCAGCAGCCGCCCGCGACCGCCCGGCCGCCGGCCGCCAAGGGCGCGGAGGACGGCCCGCTGTGGTCGGACGGCTCGGTGGACCCGCACAGCAACGACTTCTGGGCGCAGAGCAATCTGACGCTCAAGACCAGCGAGCAACTCACCGCGCTCACCGTCCAGTTGGAGGTCGCGCAGACCGGCGGGGTCACCTCGACCGGCGCCTGGCGCTCGCTGCCCGAGGACGACTTCACGCTGACGGTCGAGGAGAAGGACGGCTTCCTCGTCTACACCTGGGTGCTCAAGGAGGGCCATACGGTCCGCGAGGGCGAGTGGGTGTTCGCGGGACAGTACGACCATGAGCGCGGCGGCCGGGACGCCAAGGACGACAGCTATGCGATGACGGCCACGGCGGGCGGCGAACAACTGTCCGTGGCGGGCGACTTCGCAGGCCACGATGCCAACTCCCCTACAGATGAAGGGGATTCGTAA
- a CDS encoding pectate lyase, with product MTVRAEQHVSHRRKVTKRRAVIAGACALGITGAALVTTTMLSTAGAAAPWPTAKGKQAVSSTIKVSGTYDGGYKELYGSGALGGDSQEEGQDPVFQLADGAVLKNVIIGTPAADGVHCLGSCTLQNVWWNDVGEDAATFKGKSSSAVYTVYGGGAKNGSDKVLQFNGAGKLVVSKFQVANSGKLVRSCGNCSTQYKRTIIINDVDVTAPMNSVVGINSNYGDTAALRKVRIHGDSGKKIKTCTRFEGNSSGKEPKELGTGPDGTSCKFSSSDIAYQ from the coding sequence ATGACAGTACGAGCCGAACAGCACGTCAGTCACCGCCGCAAGGTCACCAAGCGACGGGCGGTGATCGCCGGAGCCTGCGCCCTGGGCATCACGGGTGCGGCGCTCGTCACGACGACCATGCTGTCCACCGCGGGCGCCGCCGCGCCCTGGCCGACGGCCAAGGGCAAGCAGGCCGTGAGCAGCACGATCAAGGTCTCCGGTACCTATGACGGTGGCTACAAGGAGTTATACGGCAGCGGCGCCCTGGGGGGCGACAGCCAGGAAGAGGGGCAGGACCCGGTCTTCCAGCTGGCGGACGGCGCCGTCCTCAAGAACGTGATCATCGGCACCCCGGCCGCCGACGGCGTGCACTGCCTGGGCAGCTGCACGCTGCAGAACGTGTGGTGGAACGACGTCGGGGAGGACGCGGCGACCTTCAAGGGCAAGTCCTCCTCGGCCGTGTACACGGTCTACGGCGGCGGCGCGAAGAACGGGTCGGACAAGGTCCTCCAGTTCAACGGCGCGGGCAAGCTGGTCGTCAGCAAGTTCCAGGTCGCCAACTCGGGCAAGCTGGTGCGCAGTTGCGGAAACTGCTCCACACAGTACAAGCGCACGATCATCATCAACGACGTCGACGTCACCGCGCCCATGAACTCCGTCGTCGGCATCAACTCCAACTACGGCGACACGGCCGCCCTGCGCAAGGTCCGCATCCACGGCGACAGCGGCAAGAAGATCAAGACCTGCACCCGCTTCGAGGGCAACAGCAGCGGCAAGGAGCCGAAGGAGCTCGGCACCGGACCGGACGGGACCTCCTGCAAGTTCTCGTCCTCCGACATCGCATACCAGTGA